The Fodinibius salinus genome includes a window with the following:
- the def gene encoding peptide deformylase, producing the protein MSVLPIVTYDDEVLRKKAEPIKEFGPELKQLIDDMFDTMYNSDGVGLAAPQIGKLLRIFVANADPMYEDEEDKRGPVAMINPEITFQSDREVDMDEGCLSIPGVNSTVSRPEKIVVSYRDRHFEERELEIDGWWARVIQHEADHLDGILFLDHLSYFKRKLLSSKLKEIDEGRMEIDYPVVSKKAQAG; encoded by the coding sequence ATGTCCGTATTACCGATCGTTACGTATGATGATGAGGTGCTCCGCAAAAAAGCGGAGCCCATCAAAGAATTTGGTCCGGAGCTGAAGCAGCTTATCGACGATATGTTTGATACCATGTATAATTCTGATGGGGTTGGATTAGCAGCTCCGCAGATTGGAAAGCTGCTTCGTATTTTTGTGGCCAATGCCGACCCGATGTACGAGGATGAAGAAGATAAACGCGGACCGGTTGCGATGATTAATCCCGAAATAACTTTTCAAAGTGATCGGGAAGTAGATATGGATGAAGGTTGCCTGAGTATTCCGGGCGTAAACAGTACAGTCAGTCGTCCCGAAAAGATTGTAGTTTCCTATCGCGATCGGCATTTTGAGGAGCGAGAGCTCGAAATTGATGGCTGGTGGGCACGTGTTATACAGCACGAAGCTGATCATCTTGATGGCATATTATTTTTGGATCATCTTTCGTATTTCAAGCGTAAATTGCTGTCCTCAAAGTTAAAAGAGATTGATGAGGGACGTATGGAGATTGATTATCCGGTAGTTTCAAAAAAGGCTCAGGCAGGGTAA
- the msrB gene encoding peptide-methionine (R)-S-oxide reductase MsrB → MIDWEQVNSFAEDGNPKPPQRVEKSDEEWKEQLTNEQFRITREEGTERAGSGEYCEFHKPGLYTCVCCGTELFDSTEKFESGTGWPSFTQPVQENVISYKEDYGLMTKRIEVRCNVCDAHLGHVFPDGEEPTGLRYCINSAALQLAEEGV, encoded by the coding sequence ATGATTGACTGGGAACAGGTAAATTCTTTTGCCGAAGATGGTAATCCTAAGCCGCCTCAGCGTGTTGAAAAATCTGATGAAGAGTGGAAAGAACAGCTTACCAACGAGCAATTCCGGATAACTCGTGAGGAGGGCACTGAGCGAGCTGGTTCCGGTGAATACTGTGAGTTTCATAAACCAGGATTATATACCTGCGTTTGCTGCGGGACCGAGCTTTTTGACTCCACCGAAAAATTTGAGTCCGGTACCGGGTGGCCCAGTTTTACACAACCAGTACAGGAAAATGTGATTAGCTACAAAGAAGATTACGGACTTATGACGAAGCGCATAGAGGTGAGGTGTAACGTTTGTGATGCCCATCTAGGGCACGTATTTCCTGATGGTGAAGAACCTACCGGACTGCGATATTGTATTAATTCTGCAGCATTACAGCTGGCAGAGGAAGGTGTATAA
- a CDS encoding trans-sulfuration enzyme family protein — protein MNNQQEETKAIRNQTNRTEQREHSTPLFMTSSFVFDSAEHARALFADEIKGNVYSRYSNPNVDEFVAKICDMEKAQSGVATASGMSAIFSSLAALLEQGDHVLACRSLFGSSHQILSGILPKWGIDFSYGNIDNPEKWESRIEDNTKVLFLETPSNPGLDLIDLEWAGKLADAHNLILIVDNCFATPYLQKPMEYGADVVLHSATKFIDGQGRGIGGIAVGKERYLEEISFFCRHSGPALSPFNAWMFSKSLETLPARMDRHCNNALALASSLEDHPNVDWVKYPHLESHPQYNLAKKQMKKGGGVVSFNISGGYEAAKQFLDKLNTLSLSANLGDSRTIATHPASTTHSSLTEEERAAVNITSGMIRIAVGLEGKDDILEDVHQALN, from the coding sequence ATGAATAATCAACAGGAAGAGACAAAAGCAATACGAAATCAGACTAATCGTACCGAGCAGCGAGAACATTCGACACCACTTTTTATGACGTCGAGTTTCGTCTTTGATTCGGCCGAGCATGCTCGCGCCTTGTTTGCCGACGAGATAAAGGGGAATGTATACAGCCGGTATTCAAACCCCAATGTAGACGAGTTTGTTGCCAAAATTTGCGATATGGAAAAGGCACAATCTGGAGTAGCCACGGCATCAGGGATGTCAGCCATCTTTTCGAGCCTTGCTGCTTTATTAGAACAAGGTGATCATGTACTAGCTTGCCGATCGCTGTTTGGATCATCGCATCAGATTCTAAGCGGCATTCTTCCCAAATGGGGTATTGACTTTTCGTATGGTAACATTGACAATCCCGAAAAATGGGAGTCTCGTATTGAGGATAATACCAAGGTACTTTTCCTAGAAACTCCTTCCAATCCCGGGCTTGACCTGATTGATCTTGAATGGGCCGGTAAACTTGCTGATGCTCATAACTTAATCCTCATTGTCGATAATTGCTTTGCTACACCTTATCTCCAAAAACCAATGGAGTATGGCGCTGATGTAGTGCTCCATTCGGCCACAAAATTTATTGACGGACAGGGACGCGGTATTGGCGGAATTGCTGTAGGGAAAGAAAGATATCTTGAAGAAATCAGTTTTTTCTGCCGGCATTCGGGTCCTGCACTTTCGCCCTTCAATGCCTGGATGTTTTCAAAAAGTCTTGAGACACTACCTGCACGCATGGATCGGCATTGTAATAATGCCCTGGCACTTGCCAGCTCGCTGGAAGATCATCCCAATGTGGATTGGGTTAAGTATCCCCATTTAGAAAGTCATCCGCAGTACAATCTTGCAAAAAAGCAGATGAAAAAAGGCGGCGGTGTAGTATCGTTTAATATTAGTGGTGGATATGAAGCAGCAAAGCAATTTCTGGATAAATTAAATACTTTATCTCTCTCTGCTAATCTGGGAGACTCCAGAACTATAGCTACACACCCTGCTTCTACAACACATTCGAGCCTGACAGAAGAAGAGCGTGCCGCAGTTAATATAACCTCTGGCATGATACGTATTGCAGTAGGACTGGAGGGTAAAGATGACATCCTTGAGGATGTACACCAAGCATTAAATTAA
- the hisIE gene encoding bifunctional phosphoribosyl-AMP cyclohydrolase/phosphoribosyl-ATP diphosphatase HisIE has translation MIDIETLDFKKVNGLIPAIIQDAKTFQVLMLGYMNKEALETTLENERVTFYSRSKERLWTKGETSGNYLDLVDIQQDCDDDTLLILANPQGPICHTGEQSCFYEKDFKPKQKLAFLNDLEELIISRKNEMPDNSYTTSLFEKGIDEIAQKVGEEAVETIIEAKNNQEEALKNETADLLYHLLVLLAEKNLSLSDITDLLKKRHE, from the coding sequence ATGATTGACATCGAAACATTAGATTTTAAAAAGGTCAACGGGCTTATTCCGGCTATCATTCAAGATGCCAAAACATTCCAGGTACTAATGCTGGGATACATGAATAAAGAAGCTCTTGAAACTACACTAGAAAATGAACGCGTCACCTTTTACAGTCGAAGCAAGGAACGTCTTTGGACCAAGGGCGAAACTTCAGGCAATTACCTTGACCTGGTCGATATCCAACAAGATTGCGATGATGATACGCTTTTGATCCTGGCAAATCCCCAGGGACCAATATGTCATACGGGCGAACAGTCATGTTTCTATGAAAAGGATTTTAAACCCAAACAAAAATTAGCCTTTCTCAATGATCTCGAAGAGCTGATTATCAGTCGTAAAAATGAGATGCCCGACAATTCGTATACTACCTCCCTTTTTGAAAAAGGAATTGATGAAATTGCCCAAAAGGTAGGAGAAGAAGCCGTAGAAACAATTATTGAGGCTAAGAACAATCAAGAAGAAGCGCTTAAGAATGAAACGGCTGATTTGTTATATCACTTGCTGGTATTGTTAGCTGAAAAAAATCTTTCACTCTCTGATATCACAGACTTATTAAAGAAACGTCACGAATGA
- a CDS encoding RelA/SpoT family protein, whose translation MADLKTIENIDFSAFDLDAAQQQDLDQLLEVCRENLDSVDEEMVSRAFKLCYISHQDVDRASGEPFYRHPVTVAKIVASEINIDDVSVIAALLHDTVEDTSVTIKDIEELFGDIVAHLIDGVTKISGVFKSRNTKQAETFMKMLLSMAEDIRVVLIKFADRLHNMRTIQHLPREKQMQKATETMELYAPLAHRFGLFSIKSELEDLCFRVIDPNSYKFISRKLREKREAREAFIEKFMKPIREELDSQGFTFEIKGRPKHIYSIFRKMQRQQKPFEEIYDLFAIRIILEDPHSKEDCWRVYSIITDWYTPIPKRFRDFISVPKANGYQSLHTTVITEKGRKVEVQIRTRPMDDVAEKGVAAHWKYKEGGGSETLDKFVHWVRDILDNPRPEAATEFVKDFQLNLYQDEIYVFTPDGELRTLPQGATPIDFAFEIHSEIGERAKAAKVNGKMAPLREELSVGDQVEIIMSNDINLNPDWIDDVVTHKAKSRIRQFIKQKERETADEGRKAWEKRVDRGNIEISEQDLMPVAQKLDYDTTQDLFYDIGKGTYDVDDLYKAAKQYTSKGRVDDDQKNEEAPEPVTDEQVQQTYIDAARSVSDDKALIVKGELTNVKYNYANCCNPIPGDDVMGFISRNGEVKIHRSNCKNIHHLIQTDGERIVDVSWAKNIDSKFLGGLKVIGEDRVGMINDITDVLSKSMETNMKSINVNSNSGMFEGMLTVFVDDIDHLDRIITKLQKVDGVKSVFRYE comes from the coding sequence ATGGCTGACTTAAAAACCATAGAAAATATTGATTTCAGCGCTTTTGATTTGGATGCTGCTCAGCAGCAGGATCTGGATCAGTTGTTAGAGGTATGTCGAGAAAACCTTGATTCCGTGGATGAAGAGATGGTTTCACGGGCATTTAAGCTTTGTTATATCTCTCATCAAGATGTTGACCGGGCATCTGGTGAGCCGTTTTACCGTCATCCCGTTACCGTAGCAAAAATAGTGGCTTCCGAAATTAATATTGATGATGTTTCGGTAATCGCTGCGCTGCTGCACGACACGGTTGAAGATACCAGCGTTACAATCAAAGATATTGAAGAACTGTTCGGTGATATTGTTGCTCATCTCATAGATGGTGTTACAAAAATTTCGGGCGTTTTTAAAAGCCGAAATACTAAGCAGGCCGAAACCTTTATGAAGATGCTGCTCTCCATGGCCGAGGATATCCGCGTGGTGTTGATAAAATTCGCCGATCGGCTCCATAATATGCGGACGATTCAGCATTTGCCGCGCGAAAAGCAGATGCAAAAGGCCACCGAAACTATGGAGCTATATGCTCCGTTGGCACACCGGTTTGGTCTTTTTAGCATCAAAAGTGAGCTCGAAGATCTCTGTTTTAGAGTTATTGATCCAAACTCCTATAAATTTATTTCTCGTAAGCTACGCGAAAAGCGGGAAGCCAGGGAGGCCTTTATTGAAAAATTTATGAAGCCCATTCGCGAAGAACTGGACAGTCAGGGCTTCACATTTGAAATAAAAGGACGACCCAAGCACATCTATTCTATTTTTAGAAAGATGCAGCGTCAGCAGAAGCCGTTTGAGGAAATCTATGATCTATTTGCCATTCGGATTATTCTCGAAGATCCGCATAGTAAAGAAGACTGCTGGCGTGTGTATTCTATTATTACGGACTGGTACACGCCCATCCCTAAGCGATTTCGAGATTTTATCTCAGTACCCAAAGCAAATGGCTATCAGTCGTTGCACACCACAGTGATCACCGAAAAGGGGCGTAAAGTGGAGGTGCAGATTCGTACGCGTCCCATGGATGATGTCGCCGAAAAAGGAGTGGCCGCCCATTGGAAGTATAAAGAGGGAGGAGGTTCAGAGACCCTCGATAAATTTGTGCACTGGGTACGTGATATTTTAGATAATCCGCGTCCCGAGGCAGCAACAGAGTTTGTAAAGGATTTTCAGCTTAATCTGTATCAGGATGAAATTTATGTATTTACGCCCGACGGAGAGCTGCGCACATTACCACAGGGCGCCACGCCTATCGACTTTGCGTTTGAGATCCACAGTGAAATTGGGGAGCGAGCCAAAGCAGCAAAAGTAAACGGCAAGATGGCTCCATTGCGCGAAGAGCTGAGTGTGGGGGATCAGGTTGAAATTATTATGAGCAACGATATTAATTTGAATCCTGACTGGATTGATGATGTCGTAACGCATAAGGCAAAGTCGCGGATTCGACAGTTTATCAAGCAGAAAGAGCGCGAAACAGCTGATGAGGGTCGCAAAGCCTGGGAGAAAAGAGTCGATCGTGGCAATATTGAAATTTCCGAGCAAGATTTGATGCCGGTTGCTCAAAAGTTGGATTATGATACTACTCAGGATCTATTTTATGACATAGGAAAGGGCACTTATGATGTTGATGACCTTTACAAAGCTGCGAAACAGTATACCAGTAAGGGGCGGGTTGATGACGATCAGAAAAATGAGGAAGCACCAGAGCCGGTAACTGATGAGCAGGTTCAGCAGACCTATATTGACGCGGCGCGTTCGGTCAGCGATGATAAAGCACTGATTGTAAAAGGTGAGCTTACCAATGTTAAGTACAATTATGCCAATTGTTGCAATCCCATTCCAGGTGATGACGTTATGGGATTTATTAGCCGTAATGGTGAGGTGAAGATTCACCGCTCAAACTGCAAGAATATCCATCATCTTATTCAAACGGACGGTGAGCGCATTGTTGACGTATCGTGGGCTAAGAATATTGATTCGAAATTTTTGGGCGGTCTCAAAGTAATCGGCGAAGACCGTGTAGGTATGATTAATGATATTACAGATGTGCTCTCAAAGTCGATGGAAACAAATATGAAGAGTATAAACGTAAATAGTAACAGCGGCATGTTTGAGGGAATGCTTACCGTCTTTGTGGATGATATTGATCACTTGGACCGTATTATCACGAAGCTTCAGAAAGTGGATGGTGTGAAGAGTGTATTTCGTTACGAATAG
- a CDS encoding HU family DNA-binding protein, which yields MITYTKRDIVRRVAEKMDEPKVHTEPWVDSVLNALRETMMDADPECRIELRNFGVFEVKKTKAKPRARNPRTNEEIYVPPHRKTHFKPSKLLKQFLKQPLEEEEKEESEG from the coding sequence ATGATCACCTATACCAAGCGAGATATTGTTCGTCGCGTAGCTGAAAAGATGGATGAGCCGAAAGTGCACACCGAACCGTGGGTTGACAGTGTACTCAACGCACTGCGCGAAACAATGATGGATGCTGATCCTGAATGCCGGATCGAATTACGTAATTTTGGTGTTTTTGAAGTGAAGAAAACCAAAGCAAAGCCGCGGGCACGAAATCCTCGTACCAATGAGGAAATATATGTGCCTCCGCATCGCAAAACACATTTTAAGCCCAGCAAGTTACTTAAACAATTTCTAAAACAGCCTCTTGAAGAAGAGGAAAAAGAAGAATCAGAAGGTTAA
- a CDS encoding outer membrane protein encodes MRLHKLLFAFAVFAFVISGIPQSAAAQWSIGASYEIRNEDPTNGFGVRLEREILSKMPVLNLGLRAHFSYFNDENTITQNNQSFSREITNYDYGVAATVGASIGLVSPYVGTGVGSTTTDVEISQLASGSENRFFWNGFVGAKVSPIPALKPFVEYRFQSAESFSGVTQNASFDSNTGRLIFGISFSF; translated from the coding sequence ATGAGACTACATAAGCTACTATTTGCCTTCGCTGTTTTTGCATTTGTCATAAGTGGTATACCACAATCTGCTGCGGCACAATGGAGTATTGGTGCTTCTTATGAAATTAGGAATGAAGATCCCACAAATGGTTTTGGTGTGCGTTTGGAACGCGAGATTTTGAGTAAAATGCCGGTTCTAAATTTGGGATTGCGGGCACACTTTAGCTATTTCAATGATGAAAATACAATTACTCAGAACAACCAAAGTTTCTCCAGAGAAATAACAAACTACGACTATGGGGTTGCAGCAACAGTGGGTGCCTCAATTGGACTGGTCAGTCCATATGTAGGTACAGGAGTAGGTTCTACAACAACGGATGTGGAGATTTCCCAACTTGCTTCCGGATCAGAAAACAGATTCTTTTGGAATGGCTTTGTTGGGGCAAAAGTAAGTCCGATTCCTGCACTAAAACCGTTTGTGGAATATCGGTTCCAATCTGCTGAAAGTTTCAGCGGTGTTACACAAAATGCCAGTTTTGACAGTAATACAGGCCGTCTGATTTTTGGTATTTCTTTTAGTTTCTAA
- the fmt gene encoding methionyl-tRNA formyltransferase: MRIVFMGSPDFAIPSLEKLHQSEHEIVSVVSNVDKRRGRGSQTHPTKVKKRALELDLPVIEVEELDDPEFYEQLELLDADLFVVVAFRILPPNILSLPKKGSINLHASLLPKYRGAAPIHWAVMNGEEQTGCTVFFLDEEVDTGNIIKQKKTEIGDNETTGDVYKRLKEQGSEALLQSVQEIAADEYETIPQDDSEATPAPKLFTDDCEIDFHEPAESVHNKIRGLSPFPTAWSTLDGLKFNMYRSEVGPDISLKKGQLEVRNGDLLVGCEPGTVVLREVQLEGKRRMSGIDFMNGYHGTGQLK; this comes from the coding sequence ATGCGCATTGTTTTTATGGGATCTCCGGATTTTGCTATTCCCAGCCTTGAGAAACTGCATCAGTCAGAGCATGAGATTGTTTCGGTGGTCAGTAACGTAGATAAACGCCGGGGGCGCGGCTCTCAAACGCATCCCACAAAAGTAAAGAAGCGTGCTCTGGAGCTGGACTTGCCTGTAATTGAGGTTGAAGAATTAGATGATCCGGAGTTCTATGAACAGTTAGAACTACTTGATGCCGATTTATTTGTGGTTGTTGCCTTTCGCATTCTGCCACCCAATATTTTATCTCTCCCTAAAAAAGGTTCAATCAATTTGCACGCATCGCTGTTACCGAAATATCGCGGAGCAGCTCCTATCCATTGGGCAGTAATGAATGGTGAAGAACAAACAGGTTGTACTGTTTTCTTTTTGGATGAGGAGGTAGATACTGGTAACATCATTAAACAGAAAAAAACAGAAATTGGTGACAATGAAACGACTGGTGATGTGTATAAGCGGCTGAAAGAGCAGGGTAGTGAGGCGTTATTGCAGTCCGTGCAAGAAATTGCGGCCGATGAGTATGAAACGATTCCACAGGATGACAGTGAAGCGACGCCGGCACCTAAATTATTTACCGATGATTGTGAGATTGATTTTCATGAGCCGGCTGAATCGGTACACAATAAAATTCGGGGTTTGAGTCCCTTTCCCACAGCATGGTCCACGCTCGATGGGTTAAAGTTTAACATGTATCGCTCCGAAGTTGGTCCTGATATCTCGCTAAAAAAAGGCCAGCTGGAGGTTCGGAATGGTGATTTGCTGGTAGGATGTGAGCCGGGTACTGTTGTACTGCGTGAAGTCCAACTGGAGGGGAAACGTCGGATGAGCGGGATCGATTTTATGAATGGATATCACGGGACCGGACAGCTGAAATAG
- the gap gene encoding type I glyceraldehyde-3-phosphate dehydrogenase, with product MAKINVGINGFGRIGRLVARSIFAYHNDEINIVGINDLTDAETLAYLFKRDSVHGTFDGDVSATEDSISIDGMEIGISSERDPADLNWDKRGADVVIESTGLFRTRDAAAKHLEAGADKVIISAPAKGDKDVKTIVLGVNNEEIEDDIQIYSNASCTTNCLAPMVKVLDDAFGLQKGFMTTTHAYTGSQNILDGPHKDLRRGRTAANNLVPTTTGAADAVGLVLPNLDGKLDGSAVRVPVADGSLTDLTAVVDRDVSVDEVHDAFCSAADGAMHGVLQYSEEELVSTDILSNPHSCIYDSGFTKTDGNLVKILAWYDNEAGYSARTADLITEIG from the coding sequence ATGGCTAAAATTAATGTCGGTATCAATGGATTTGGACGTATTGGTCGATTAGTGGCACGATCAATATTCGCCTATCATAACGATGAAATTAATATTGTAGGTATTAATGATTTAACGGATGCAGAAACGTTAGCATATTTATTTAAGCGTGATTCTGTGCATGGAACCTTTGACGGTGACGTAAGTGCTACGGAAGACAGTATTAGTATTGACGGCATGGAAATTGGGATATCGTCGGAACGTGATCCTGCTGACCTCAACTGGGATAAGCGCGGTGCTGATGTCGTGATTGAATCCACTGGATTGTTTCGAACCCGGGATGCAGCTGCCAAGCATCTGGAAGCAGGGGCAGACAAAGTAATTATTTCAGCTCCGGCTAAAGGAGATAAGGATGTAAAAACTATTGTGCTGGGGGTAAATAATGAAGAGATTGAGGATGATATTCAGATCTATTCCAATGCTAGCTGTACCACTAATTGTTTGGCGCCCATGGTGAAAGTGCTGGATGATGCTTTTGGTCTGCAAAAAGGATTTATGACTACGACGCATGCTTATACCGGCAGCCAGAATATTCTTGATGGCCCGCATAAGGATCTGCGACGCGGACGAACAGCAGCTAATAATCTGGTCCCTACCACAACAGGTGCGGCAGATGCTGTAGGGTTAGTATTGCCCAATCTTGATGGAAAGCTAGACGGAAGCGCTGTTCGTGTTCCGGTAGCTGATGGTTCACTAACCGATCTGACAGCTGTTGTTGATCGTGATGTTTCGGTAGATGAAGTGCACGATGCTTTTTGCAGTGCTGCCGATGGAGCCATGCATGGAGTCCTGCAATACTCCGAAGAAGAGCTGGTTTCTACGGATATCCTGAGTAATCCTCACTCCTGTATTTATGATAGTGGTTTTACAAAAACCGATGGCAATTTGGTAAAAATATTAGCTTGGTATGATAACGAGGCAGGATATTCTGCTCGTACTGCTGATTTGATTACCGAAATAGGATAA
- the hisF gene encoding imidazole glycerol phosphate synthase subunit HisF, with protein sequence MLAKRIIPCLDIKDGRTVKGVNFEGLRDAGDPVELAKRYSDEGADELVFLDITATKEKRKTLVDLVKRISKKINIPFTVGGGINSVSQIAELLHAGADKVSLNSAIVRNPDLINKAAQQFGSQCIVAAVDAKRIGNQWTVFISGGSINTQKDALQWIKEVQQRGAGEILLTSMDKDGTKSGYDLELLQAVNAFAQVPVIASGGAGTKQHCIEAITEGNADAILAASIFHFQEIAISDLKGELKKAHITVRETT encoded by the coding sequence ATGCTTGCAAAACGGATTATCCCCTGCCTCGATATCAAAGACGGACGAACAGTGAAAGGCGTAAATTTTGAAGGACTCCGTGATGCCGGAGACCCCGTAGAGCTGGCAAAACGTTATTCTGATGAAGGTGCCGACGAGCTGGTGTTTCTCGATATAACGGCCACTAAAGAAAAACGTAAAACGCTGGTCGATCTAGTGAAAAGGATTTCAAAAAAAATTAATATTCCCTTTACTGTAGGCGGTGGCATCAACAGTGTTAGCCAAATTGCCGAACTACTGCATGCCGGAGCTGATAAGGTATCGCTAAATAGCGCAATTGTTCGAAATCCCGATCTTATTAATAAAGCAGCACAACAATTTGGCTCACAATGTATTGTTGCTGCAGTAGATGCCAAGCGAATCGGGAATCAGTGGACGGTCTTTATTTCCGGGGGATCTATCAACACCCAAAAAGATGCACTGCAATGGATTAAAGAAGTTCAGCAACGTGGCGCGGGCGAAATACTGCTTACTAGCATGGATAAAGATGGAACCAAATCCGGTTATGATCTGGAACTTCTTCAAGCAGTAAATGCCTTTGCCCAAGTTCCCGTTATTGCCAGCGGTGGTGCCGGCACAAAGCAACACTGCATTGAAGCTATTACTGAAGGTAATGCTGATGCTATTCTGGCTGCCAGTATTTTTCACTTCCAAGAGATTGCAATCAGCGATTTAAAAGGAGAACTTAAGAAAGCTCATATAACAGTAAGAGAAACAACTTAA
- a CDS encoding OsmC family protein: MKITIDQLKNTHMEAENEEGGLIRMDGSTEIGGLEGGFSPMQLLLAGVGGCSAIDIIGILKKQRQDLQDLKVEVEGDRQSKEEYSEFKTIHINFIFTGDLDESKVERAINLSLDKYCSVSKTLEQASEITHSYEILSG; encoded by the coding sequence ATGAAAATTACGATTGACCAGCTGAAAAACACTCACATGGAAGCCGAAAACGAGGAGGGTGGACTTATTCGCATGGATGGATCCACTGAAATTGGAGGGCTCGAGGGTGGATTTAGTCCCATGCAATTACTGTTGGCCGGTGTTGGAGGTTGTAGTGCCATTGATATCATTGGCATCCTCAAAAAACAACGGCAAGATCTACAGGATCTGAAAGTAGAAGTGGAAGGTGATCGCCAGTCAAAAGAAGAGTATTCTGAATTTAAGACCATCCATATAAACTTTATTTTTACCGGAGATCTTGATGAATCAAAAGTAGAACGAGCTATTAATCTTTCGCTTGATAAATATTGTTCAGTTTCCAAAACCCTTGAGCAAGCATCCGAAATAACCCACAGCTACGAAATTTTATCCGGCTAA
- the ruvX gene encoding Holliday junction resolvase RuvX: MAEYGRIIGLDIGTKWIGVARTDLLKTVANPIDTYHTEEVMEALHELISKEEVEKIVVGWPLTPEGNEGRAIKMVEEFLVELEAKFPDMEVAKIDERYTTKEAVRAMVEADVPKMKRRESDRVNQAAAAIILQKYIEQNKSDDVRITDRYV; encoded by the coding sequence GTGGCAGAATACGGAAGAATCATAGGTCTTGATATTGGTACTAAGTGGATTGGGGTGGCACGCACTGATCTGTTAAAAACAGTTGCCAATCCTATTGATACCTACCATACTGAAGAGGTTATGGAGGCGCTTCACGAATTAATTAGCAAAGAAGAGGTTGAAAAGATTGTTGTTGGTTGGCCTCTTACACCCGAAGGTAACGAAGGCAGAGCCATTAAAATGGTTGAAGAATTTCTCGTAGAGCTTGAAGCTAAATTCCCAGATATGGAAGTTGCTAAGATCGACGAGCGTTATACCACCAAAGAAGCAGTGCGGGCTATGGTCGAAGCCGATGTACCCAAAATGAAGCGTCGTGAGTCAGACCGTGTTAACCAGGCAGCCGCTGCGATAATTCTCCAAAAATATATTGAACAGAACAAATCAGATGATGTCCGTATTACCGATCGTTACGTATGA
- a CDS encoding phosphoheptose isomerase: MSTNQSKKKLFKKIKKQITENGFTIVDQDYERPWGGFFVIDESEAAKFAKTYFGDIDVEELKISGKLSPKILVVQPDKRLSWQYHHRRAEIWKVLEGPVGVMTSDTDEQGPVKEYETGEFVRLQQGERHRLIGLDNWGILAEIWQHTDVDNPSDEDDIVRVQDDFGR, from the coding sequence ATGAGTACCAATCAATCAAAGAAAAAATTATTCAAAAAGATTAAAAAACAAATTACCGAGAATGGGTTTACCATTGTCGATCAGGATTACGAGCGACCGTGGGGCGGTTTTTTCGTGATTGACGAGAGTGAAGCTGCTAAGTTTGCTAAAACTTATTTTGGTGATATTGATGTGGAAGAGCTTAAAATATCAGGGAAATTAAGTCCCAAAATTTTGGTGGTTCAGCCTGATAAACGCCTGTCGTGGCAATATCACCACCGCCGGGCCGAAATCTGGAAAGTGCTTGAAGGGCCAGTGGGAGTCATGACCAGCGATACCGATGAGCAAGGTCCCGTTAAAGAATATGAAACAGGAGAGTTTGTACGGCTCCAGCAGGGTGAGCGTCACCGGTTGATTGGATTAGATAACTGGGGCATTTTAGCTGAGATTTGGCAGCATACCGATGTAGATAATCCTTCCGACGAAGATGATATTGTGCGCGTGCAGGACGATTTTGGTCGTTAA